From the genome of Rhipicephalus sanguineus isolate Rsan-2018 unplaced genomic scaffold, BIME_Rsan_1.4 Seq10912, whole genome shotgun sequence:
gggctcgtttttttgctAGACGCAACATTGGTTGGAACTAACAGTCTTTGGCGTTCTCGTCTCTTAGTTCTACTTATAGTGATGGTCATTCTTGTCTCTCTCCCAGGAACATGCAGGGGGCAATAGTGAGGCTCACCGAGCAGGGACAGCTCAGCTGCAGCTACCTCGGGACCGATCCGTGCTTGACTGTGGCCGTGGCGCCGGAGAGCCGCGAGTATTCGCTCAGGGAGGTGGAACAGGAGCTCAACAGGCTGGAGACCGCCATCAAGTCCAGCAGCGAGCGTGAGCGTcgcttttcttcttg
Proteins encoded in this window:
- the LOC119376088 gene encoding protein PTHB1-like; translation: MLLMATQRSTLLVYHDTVLKWAAQLSSAPIALARTTIQNMQGAIVRLTEQGQLSCSYLGTDPCLTVAVAPESREYSLREVEQELNRLETAIKSSSE